One Echinicola strongylocentroti DNA window includes the following coding sequences:
- a CDS encoding TetR/AcrR family transcriptional regulator — translation MGVYERQKKEKEILEAAIGLFASKGYHTTKMDEVAKQAKMSKGLIYFYYKNKEDLYMAVTKKAYEQLKEIFRNTQKAKGKSGIDLITLLIERFIEFTTENKMYQEAILNFMGLMAQYNDPEKKKLMDPLVLDSPNFNELLEIHHDPAKIGIQLISHGVRDGSMRPDLQPEITFYTIWTMMIGYERLMGPIEYENKEIKISQENWKNGFIKLIHEMLKGTIQAQRPKAVQGSLF, via the coding sequence ATGGGAGTTTACGAAAGACAAAAAAAAGAAAAAGAGATTCTAGAGGCTGCCATCGGTCTATTTGCCTCCAAAGGCTACCACACCACCAAAATGGATGAAGTAGCGAAGCAAGCCAAAATGAGTAAGGGGCTGATATATTTTTATTATAAAAACAAGGAAGACCTTTACATGGCCGTAACCAAAAAAGCCTATGAGCAGTTAAAGGAAATCTTCAGGAATACACAGAAAGCTAAAGGAAAATCAGGGATCGATCTCATCACCCTATTGATTGAACGATTTATTGAGTTTACCACAGAAAACAAAATGTACCAAGAAGCCATTCTGAACTTTATGGGATTGATGGCACAGTACAATGATCCTGAGAAAAAGAAGCTAATGGATCCCCTTGTTCTCGACAGCCCAAATTTCAATGAACTGCTGGAAATCCATCATGATCCAGCAAAAATCGGCATTCAACTGATATCTCATGGGGTACGAGACGGGTCCATGCGCCCTGATTTACAACCAGAAATCACCTTTTATACCATTTGGACCATGATGATTGGTTATGAGCGACTAATGGGGCCGATAGAATACGAAAATAAGGAAATTAAAATCAGCCAGGAAAACTGGAAAAACGGTTTCATTAAGCTGATCCATGAAATGCTGAAAGGCACCATTCAGGCACAAAGACCCAAAGCTGTCCAGGGCAGTTTATTCTAG
- a CDS encoding MBL fold metallo-hydrolase — protein MKLHVINTGFFKLDGGAMFGVVPKSLWQRTNPADGNNMCTWAMRCLLVEERDRLVLIDNGIGNKQSEKFFSHYYLHGDDSLDGSLKKAGFQLDDVTDNFLTHLHFDHCGGGVRYKAGTDQLEMTFKNAQYWSNEDHWTWATQPNAREKASFLKENLLPMQESGQLNYLDLEQGELFSGFSFFTADGHTDKQMIPRIQYKGITIIFAADLLPSVGHIPLPYVMGYDTRPLLTLEEKRTFLEEAATNKYILFLEHDPVHECCTVKMTEKGVRLDKTFSLSEL, from the coding sequence ATGAAACTTCATGTGATCAATACCGGCTTTTTTAAATTGGATGGCGGAGCCATGTTTGGTGTGGTGCCCAAGTCATTGTGGCAACGAACCAACCCTGCTGATGGGAACAATATGTGTACTTGGGCAATGCGTTGTTTGCTTGTGGAGGAGAGAGATCGCCTTGTCCTGATCGATAATGGCATCGGCAACAAACAGAGTGAAAAATTCTTTTCCCATTATTATTTACATGGAGATGACAGCCTTGATGGATCGTTGAAAAAGGCAGGGTTTCAGTTGGATGATGTGACGGATAACTTTTTGACGCACTTACATTTTGATCATTGTGGTGGAGGTGTACGGTACAAAGCGGGAACCGATCAGCTGGAAATGACCTTTAAGAATGCCCAATACTGGAGTAATGAGGATCATTGGACCTGGGCCACACAGCCCAATGCCCGGGAAAAGGCTTCTTTCCTGAAGGAAAATCTTCTCCCCATGCAAGAAAGTGGTCAATTGAATTACCTTGATTTGGAGCAGGGAGAGTTGTTTTCAGGTTTTAGCTTCTTTACCGCAGATGGCCATACCGACAAACAGATGATCCCAAGGATCCAATACAAGGGAATAACCATTATCTTTGCAGCGGATTTGCTTCCCTCGGTGGGGCATATACCACTGCCGTACGTTATGGGCTATGATACGAGGCCATTACTGACGCTGGAAGAAAAGCGGACATTTCTGGAAGAAGCAGCAACAAATAAATATATCCTCTTTTTGGAGCATGATCCTGTCCACGAATGCTGTACAGTGAAAATGACCGAAAAAGGAGTAAGACTGGATAAAACATTTTCATTGAGTGAGCTCTAA
- the ilvA gene encoding threonine ammonia-lyase IlvA: MNQVSFQGIIEASEALKEVLNTTPLQYNEQLSEEYGCHVYLKREDLQAVRSYKIRGAYHKISSLSEEEKERGVVCASAGNHAQGVAFACKKLGIKGTIFIPSTTPAQKINRMKLFGKEMVEIVLSGDTYDDAYLTAAAYCEEKGAVFVHPFDDTKVIEGQGTIAKEMLDDADFPIDYLFLPIGGGGMAAGVSTYFKKTSPETKLIGTEPKGAPSMLTSIQNLKNTVLDEIDGFVDGAAVKKVGNIPFEICRKNLDEMLLVPEGRICTTILNLYNNEGIVVEPAGAMTLAALSLYDKDKLKGKNVVCVVSGGNNDIMRTAEIKERSLLYEGLKHYFMIQFPQRPGALKDFVSKILGPNDDIAYFQFAKKNNRENGPAVVGIELKNPDHITGIFDRLKENRFKYNYLNENLDLLTLLM, from the coding sequence ATGAACCAAGTCTCTTTTCAAGGCATTATCGAAGCAAGTGAAGCACTCAAAGAAGTACTGAACACCACCCCTCTCCAGTACAATGAGCAGTTAAGTGAGGAATACGGCTGTCACGTGTATTTGAAAAGAGAGGACCTGCAGGCAGTAAGGTCATACAAAATCAGAGGTGCCTACCACAAGATAAGCTCCCTCTCTGAAGAAGAAAAAGAACGCGGTGTGGTCTGTGCCAGCGCAGGAAACCATGCCCAAGGGGTGGCCTTTGCCTGCAAAAAGCTGGGCATCAAAGGCACCATCTTCATCCCATCCACCACTCCTGCCCAAAAGATCAACAGGATGAAATTATTTGGAAAGGAAATGGTAGAGATCGTGCTTTCGGGGGATACGTATGATGATGCTTACCTAACGGCTGCTGCTTATTGTGAAGAAAAAGGAGCGGTGTTCGTCCATCCTTTTGACGATACCAAGGTCATCGAAGGACAAGGGACTATTGCCAAGGAAATGCTGGATGATGCCGATTTTCCGATTGATTATCTTTTCCTCCCCATTGGTGGCGGTGGTATGGCTGCGGGGGTAAGCACCTATTTTAAGAAAACCAGTCCTGAGACCAAATTGATCGGTACAGAACCCAAAGGGGCACCGTCCATGCTGACTTCTATTCAAAACCTGAAAAACACTGTTTTGGATGAGATTGATGGATTTGTCGATGGGGCTGCGGTAAAAAAAGTGGGTAATATTCCCTTCGAAATTTGCCGTAAAAATCTGGACGAAATGCTACTGGTGCCAGAAGGCAGGATATGCACCACCATCCTGAACCTGTACAACAATGAAGGCATCGTGGTAGAACCAGCCGGAGCCATGACCTTGGCGGCCCTTTCACTATACGACAAGGATAAGCTCAAAGGCAAAAATGTAGTTTGCGTGGTCAGTGGTGGCAACAACGATATCATGCGAACAGCCGAGATCAAAGAAAGGTCTTTGCTCTACGAGGGGCTAAAACACTACTTTATGATCCAGTTTCCCCAGCGCCCGGGAGCACTCAAAGATTTCGTTTCCAAAATCCTCGGCCCCAATGATGACATCGCCTATTTCCAATTTGCCAAAAAGAACAATCGTGAAAACGGCCCCGCTGTAGTCGGTATTGAGCTCAAAAACCCTGATCATATCACTGGGATCTTTGACCGATTGAAAGAAAACCGGTTCAAGTACAATTACCTTAACGAAAACCTGGATCTGTTGACACTGCTTATGTGA
- a CDS encoding GSCFA domain-containing protein, with protein sequence MSKFRSELIIEENPTKINKEAKIMSLGSGFSSMMAQNLRQYGLDVTSNPFGRIYNPISLFHHIELLGKHAALNESLLTEYEGNWNHFQYNFLRRQSSEVELIENIKAQVQVMQENFKKQEFLMINLGTAYVFRHLESKQVVANCHKAPQELFEKELLTPDKILESFRHIYPQLNHIKNIIFVLSPVMHTKDTITLNCVSKSVLRVAIHQIVNEFPEVKYFPAYELQMNDLRDYRFYERDLLQPNDQAIEYITSKFNEAYFDSKLLDASQEMDTIIQSINSLPYNPQSRDYVFEVNQAISKLKQLDNYLDPKMAVAELEGRLKRE encoded by the coding sequence ATGAGCAAATTTAGAAGTGAACTGATCATAGAAGAAAATCCAACGAAAATCAATAAAGAAGCAAAAATCATGTCTCTGGGATCTGGTTTTTCGTCCATGATGGCCCAGAACCTCCGGCAATATGGCCTGGACGTTACCAGCAATCCTTTTGGACGGATTTATAATCCCATCAGTCTCTTTCACCATATTGAATTACTGGGTAAACATGCCGCCCTGAATGAGTCGTTGTTGACAGAATATGAAGGCAACTGGAACCACTTTCAATACAATTTTCTCAGAAGACAGTCTTCGGAGGTGGAGCTGATAGAAAATATTAAAGCCCAGGTTCAGGTGATGCAGGAAAATTTCAAAAAACAGGAATTTTTGATGATCAACTTGGGTACTGCCTATGTGTTCAGGCATCTTGAATCCAAGCAGGTAGTGGCCAACTGTCACAAAGCACCGCAAGAGCTGTTCGAAAAAGAGCTACTGACGCCAGATAAGATATTAGAAAGCTTCAGGCATATTTATCCGCAACTTAACCATATCAAGAACATCATTTTTGTGCTCAGTCCCGTGATGCATACCAAAGACACGATCACGCTGAACTGTGTCAGCAAATCAGTGCTGAGGGTGGCCATCCATCAGATCGTCAACGAATTTCCGGAAGTAAAATACTTCCCAGCATATGAATTACAGATGAATGATCTACGTGATTACCGGTTCTATGAGCGAGACTTGTTGCAGCCCAACGACCAAGCCATTGAATACATCACCTCAAAATTCAACGAAGCCTATTTCGACTCCAAGCTGCTGGATGCTTCCCAAGAAATGGATACCATCATTCAGTCTATCAACAGTTTGCCCTATAATCCCCAGAGCAGGGACTATGTTTTTGAAGTCAATCAAGCGATCAGCAAACTGAAACAATTGGATAATT
- a CDS encoding SDR family NAD(P)-dependent oxidoreductase yields MDLSSLFSLNNKVALITGATRGIGLSIAEFFAAAGAKVVICSREQKKLDEIAKKLYNKGYDVTGIACNVGHPDQLKSLVDQTVNAYGQIDILVNNAGTNPYFGPVQDASLEIFDKVMDVNVKAPFELSKLCLPHLRTSSQASIINISSIGALSPEPQLGIYSVSKSALHSLTKVCAKEWGQQKIRVNAICPGVIKTDFSKALWSNDQIMEVIMKRLALKRLGKTEEIAALALFLASPAASYITGSIFTVDGGFTS; encoded by the coding sequence ATGGATCTATCATCATTGTTTTCTCTTAACAATAAAGTGGCTCTTATTACAGGTGCAACCCGAGGGATTGGGCTGAGCATTGCGGAATTTTTTGCTGCAGCAGGGGCTAAAGTCGTCATCTGCAGCAGGGAGCAAAAAAAACTCGATGAAATAGCCAAAAAATTGTATAACAAGGGATACGATGTCACTGGAATAGCTTGTAATGTCGGGCATCCTGATCAATTAAAAAGTTTGGTAGACCAAACGGTCAATGCTTATGGCCAAATTGATATTTTAGTAAACAATGCCGGTACCAATCCATACTTCGGCCCAGTCCAAGATGCCTCACTGGAGATCTTTGATAAGGTCATGGATGTCAATGTCAAGGCTCCATTTGAGCTTTCAAAGTTATGCCTCCCCCATCTCCGCACCTCCTCTCAGGCGTCCATTATCAATATCAGCTCGATCGGTGCCCTGTCACCAGAACCTCAGTTGGGAATCTACAGTGTCAGTAAGTCCGCTTTACACTCGCTGACCAAAGTATGTGCCAAGGAATGGGGCCAACAGAAAATCCGTGTCAATGCCATCTGTCCGGGAGTAATCAAAACAGATTTCAGTAAAGCATTGTGGTCAAATGACCAGATAATGGAAGTGATCATGAAAAGACTCGCCCTCAAAAGACTGGGAAAAACGGAAGAAATCGCAGCACTCGCTCTATTTCTCGCCTCCCCTGCTGCAAGCTATATTACCGGAAGTATATTTACGGTGGATGGTGGATTTACGAGTTAG
- a CDS encoding acetyl-CoA carboxylase carboxyltransferase subunit alpha — protein MVLEFEKPIADLELKLQEMKELAKGKQIDLSADIESLEEKIQTLKKETFQNLTRWQRVQLSRHADRPYSLDYIYEITNDFIELHGDRTVNDDRAMIGGLGDVDGRSVMFIGQQKGRNTKQRQERNFGMANPEGYRKALRLMKMAEKFGKPIVTLIDTPGAFPGLEAEERGQGEAIARNIRDMFMLKVPVICIIIGEGASGGALGIAIGDKVMMLENSWYSVISPENCSTILWRSWDYKEQAAEALKLTASDMLGNKLVDNIIPEPLGGAHKDMKAMAVNLKAAINKALKELDKIKPEKRIEERINKFSAMGVVKE, from the coding sequence ATGGTCTTAGAATTTGAAAAGCCGATTGCTGATTTAGAGCTTAAACTTCAAGAAATGAAGGAATTGGCTAAAGGCAAGCAAATCGATTTGTCAGCCGATATTGAGTCTTTGGAGGAAAAAATACAAACTTTGAAAAAAGAAACATTCCAAAATTTAACCAGATGGCAACGCGTACAGTTGTCCAGGCACGCGGATCGGCCTTATTCATTAGATTACATATACGAAATTACCAATGATTTCATAGAGCTTCATGGTGATCGTACCGTGAATGATGATAGAGCCATGATTGGTGGCCTTGGAGACGTTGACGGAAGATCAGTGATGTTTATCGGGCAACAAAAAGGACGAAATACCAAACAACGGCAAGAACGAAATTTTGGTATGGCCAATCCGGAAGGGTACAGAAAAGCTCTTCGCCTGATGAAGATGGCCGAGAAATTTGGCAAGCCTATCGTTACCTTGATCGATACTCCTGGTGCATTTCCTGGCCTAGAAGCAGAGGAAAGGGGCCAAGGAGAGGCTATTGCCCGGAATATCCGGGATATGTTTATGCTGAAGGTTCCCGTGATCTGTATCATTATCGGTGAAGGTGCCTCCGGTGGTGCATTGGGCATTGCCATTGGTGATAAAGTGATGATGCTGGAGAATTCCTGGTATTCGGTGATTTCTCCTGAAAACTGCTCTACCATTTTGTGGAGGAGCTGGGATTATAAGGAGCAAGCAGCCGAGGCACTGAAGCTGACGGCATCGGACATGCTTGGTAATAAGCTAGTGGACAATATCATTCCAGAGCCGCTTGGAGGAGCGCATAAGGACATGAAAGCCATGGCAGTAAACCTTAAAGCAGCCATTAACAAAGCGTTGAAAGAACTCGACAAAATCAAACCCGAAAAGAGGATAGAAGAACGAATTAATAAATTTTCGGCGATGGGAGTCGTAAAAGAATAA
- the tyrS gene encoding tyrosine--tRNA ligase — MNNFIEELRWRGMVQDMTPELEEHLNKGITSAYLGFDPTADSLHIGHLVGVMTLLHFQRSGHKPIALVGGATGMIGDPSFKSAERNLLDKETLDKNIAGIQKQLGKFLHFEDDQANKAELVNNYDWMADFSFLEFIRDVGKHITVNYMMAKDSVKRRLEDGNGLSFTEFTYQLIQGYDFYHLWKNNNCTMQLGGSDQWGNIVTGTELIRRKESGSAFALTVPLITKADGTKFGKTEGGSVWLDPEKTSPYAFYQFWLNVSDEDASKYIRIFTTLDQDTIGGLEKDHAEAPHLRILQKEIAKEITIMVHSEEDYEMAVKASSILFGKSSTEDLAALDERTFLQVFEGVPQVELNKTEFEAIGGVLDLLGEKGQGIIFNSKGEARKMIQGGGVSINKIKLSDPQATTEGLELLQGKYLLVQKGKKNYFIIKIIN, encoded by the coding sequence ATGAACAATTTTATAGAAGAGCTGCGTTGGCGAGGCATGGTCCAGGACATGACACCGGAATTGGAAGAGCACCTTAACAAAGGCATTACCTCAGCCTACCTGGGCTTTGACCCTACAGCAGATTCTTTGCATATAGGACATTTGGTGGGTGTGATGACCCTTCTCCACTTCCAGCGCTCTGGCCATAAACCCATCGCACTGGTCGGAGGTGCCACGGGAATGATCGGAGATCCTTCTTTCAAATCCGCCGAGCGAAACCTCCTGGACAAAGAGACATTGGATAAAAATATCGCAGGTATCCAAAAACAGCTGGGCAAATTCCTCCACTTCGAGGATGACCAAGCCAACAAAGCTGAATTGGTAAACAATTATGATTGGATGGCTGACTTTTCCTTTTTGGAATTTATCAGAGATGTGGGCAAACACATCACCGTAAACTACATGATGGCCAAAGACAGTGTAAAGCGCAGGCTTGAAGACGGTAATGGCCTGTCGTTTACAGAGTTTACTTATCAGCTTATCCAAGGGTATGATTTTTACCATTTGTGGAAAAACAACAACTGCACTATGCAGCTGGGAGGATCTGACCAATGGGGAAATATCGTCACCGGAACGGAGCTCATCAGAAGAAAAGAAAGCGGAAGTGCCTTTGCCCTCACCGTTCCTTTGATCACCAAAGCAGATGGTACTAAATTCGGAAAGACCGAAGGCGGAAGTGTTTGGCTGGATCCAGAGAAAACTTCTCCGTACGCATTCTACCAATTTTGGCTGAATGTCTCGGATGAAGACGCCTCCAAGTATATCCGCATCTTCACCACATTGGACCAGGATACTATCGGAGGACTGGAAAAAGATCATGCCGAAGCCCCTCACCTGAGGATTCTCCAAAAGGAAATCGCCAAGGAAATCACCATTATGGTTCACTCAGAGGAAGACTATGAAATGGCCGTGAAGGCTTCTTCCATTCTTTTTGGCAAATCATCCACCGAAGATCTCGCCGCCTTGGACGAGCGGACATTCCTCCAGGTATTTGAGGGAGTGCCGCAGGTGGAGTTGAACAAAACGGAGTTTGAAGCAATTGGTGGCGTTCTCGACTTACTTGGAGAAAAAGGGCAAGGCATCATCTTTAATTCCAAAGGTGAAGCCCGCAAAATGATCCAAGGAGGAGGTGTGAGTATCAATAAAATCAAACTCTCAGACCCACAAGCTACTACAGAAGGCCTGGAGCTTCTCCAAGGAAAATACCTTCTGGTACAGAAAGGCAAAAAGAATTATTTTATCATCAAAATAATCAACTAA
- a CDS encoding 1-acyl-sn-glycerol-3-phosphate acyltransferase: MMKLLARFVFWLTGWKVKGNFPKGLKKAVMVAIPHTSNWDLLYSRAAFYILDVPVRFTIKKEVMVGPLGWFIRGLGGMSIDRKKIAGKRKQTYTEAMIELIKTSDELVMMVTPEGTRSYAKRWKTGFYHVAEGAGVPVVIGFLDYKKKHAGIGPVIYPNGDLEGQMEEIKAFGRSVTGKYPDQGIL, from the coding sequence ATGATGAAGTTATTGGCTCGGTTTGTCTTTTGGCTGACCGGATGGAAAGTGAAGGGAAATTTCCCCAAGGGTTTAAAGAAAGCTGTCATGGTGGCGATCCCGCATACCAGTAATTGGGATTTGCTATATTCTCGTGCGGCCTTTTATATTCTGGATGTACCCGTAAGATTTACGATCAAAAAGGAAGTGATGGTGGGACCTTTGGGGTGGTTTATACGTGGTCTTGGAGGCATGTCCATCGACAGGAAAAAGATAGCAGGAAAGCGCAAACAAACGTATACAGAGGCAATGATCGAGCTTATCAAAACAAGTGATGAGCTGGTGATGATGGTGACCCCAGAAGGAACCAGGAGTTATGCCAAACGTTGGAAAACAGGCTTCTATCATGTAGCAGAAGGTGCAGGAGTCCCGGTTGTTATTGGTTTTTTGGACTATAAAAAGAAACATGCGGGGATAGGTCCGGTAATCTATCCAAATGGTGACCTGGAAGGGCAGATGGAAGAAATAAAGGCTTTTGGTCGGAGTGTCACAGGCAAGTACCCTGATCAAGGGATCTTGTAA
- a CDS encoding DUF502 domain-containing protein, protein MMNFINKTLKGGVFFLIPLILTYVLLGKVIRIIHPVAFKISQSLHDDQEKVLDFSYVMAIILVIILCFVLGLVASSSVGVTFVTWIENNILTMFPAYRLMKSTFQSAAGIRENKDLPVVLVPMDGLVLGFLVDELPEGDKLVFVPGSPDPWSGNLIIYKSSQVKPTNMTQPEALRILKQTGIGETDKFIKSIYQNKVE, encoded by the coding sequence ATGATGAATTTTATCAATAAAACGCTAAAAGGCGGGGTGTTTTTTTTGATTCCGCTAATATTGACCTATGTGCTTTTGGGAAAGGTGATCCGCATCATCCATCCTGTGGCCTTCAAGATTTCGCAGTCACTTCACGATGACCAGGAGAAGGTGCTGGATTTTAGTTATGTGATGGCCATTATTTTAGTGATTATTCTTTGTTTTGTATTGGGACTTGTCGCATCATCTTCAGTAGGAGTGACGTTTGTTACTTGGATCGAAAATAACATCCTTACGATGTTTCCTGCTTACCGCTTGATGAAAAGCACCTTTCAGTCTGCGGCTGGTATTCGTGAAAACAAAGACCTTCCCGTGGTATTGGTACCGATGGATGGCTTGGTTTTGGGTTTTTTGGTGGATGAGCTTCCCGAGGGAGACAAGTTGGTGTTTGTACCGGGGTCACCGGATCCGTGGTCTGGTAATCTGATCATCTATAAATCTTCTCAAGTGAAGCCTACCAACATGACACAACCAGAAGCATTAAGAATTCTGAAACAGACGGGTATTGGTGAAACAGACAAGTTTATTAAGAGTATTTACCAAAACAAGGTAGAATAA
- a CDS encoding patatin-like phospholipase family protein: MSSNRNIGIALSGGGVRGIAHLGILKALEEIGIKPSRVSGTSAGAIVGALYCQGMKPDAILDVIINTNYFKFMRPAISWTGILKMDSLEQLFEVHLPENTFESLEIPLSITATEISRGKVVYFSEGELIKPLMASCCIPGIFDPVQIDGKFYIDGGALNNLPVEPLEGRCEDIIGVNCNHLHEEDNISNMKRLIERTVIMSMNYNVYTRKNKCDFFMEPQGLARYGVFDIKKAADIFAAGYESAQRFITYNEGLMKLGEVNQ, encoded by the coding sequence GTGAGCTCTAATCGTAATATTGGTATAGCACTTTCGGGTGGTGGTGTAAGGGGAATTGCCCATCTGGGCATTTTGAAGGCACTGGAAGAAATTGGCATCAAGCCGAGCAGGGTGTCAGGGACCAGTGCTGGGGCGATAGTGGGTGCGCTTTATTGCCAAGGGATGAAGCCCGATGCGATTCTTGATGTTATTATCAATACCAATTATTTCAAGTTTATGCGGCCGGCCATCAGTTGGACGGGAATACTGAAAATGGATTCCTTGGAGCAGCTTTTTGAAGTGCATTTGCCGGAAAATACATTTGAAAGCCTCGAAATCCCCTTGAGCATCACCGCCACCGAAATCAGTCGGGGAAAAGTGGTGTATTTTTCCGAAGGAGAATTGATCAAGCCATTGATGGCCTCTTGTTGTATTCCGGGGATATTTGACCCCGTACAGATCGACGGGAAGTTTTACATTGATGGTGGAGCGCTTAACAACCTGCCCGTAGAACCTCTTGAAGGCCGCTGCGAGGATATCATTGGTGTAAACTGTAACCACCTTCATGAAGAGGACAATATCTCCAATATGAAGAGGCTCATCGAGCGCACCGTGATCATGTCCATGAATTATAATGTCTATACCCGTAAAAATAAATGCGATTTTTTTATGGAACCACAGGGGCTTGCCCGCTATGGGGTTTTTGATATCAAAAAAGCAGCAGATATCTTTGCAGCAGGGTATGAATCTGCCCAGCGTTTCATTACCTATAATGAAGGGTTGATGAAGCTGGGAGAAGTAAATCAATAA
- a CDS encoding YihY/virulence factor BrkB family protein, with amino-acid sequence MIKKLRKFTIFTILIDSVKAFGQSDSMTFAASIAFYTIFSMPALLVIVLNIGATFYNKGEVRDELLTQISDLSGMEMATMLDEIIYNAALDVDGFWASTIAIGVLVFSATTVFVSLQNSINHIWHIKPKPEKGLIKFIVNRLLSFSMVASIGFVLLISLVIDTAIVIFFNELSTVFDGLSSYLAAITNFVITQAMMVLIFGLMYKILPDAKVKWRSVWLGAVCTMVLFALGKYLIGFYLGNSDIGSAYGAAGSLVIFLVWVYYSVIIFLYGAQITFYIAENTGKGIRPLKNAVKIELKEIFNTDEED; translated from the coding sequence ATGATAAAGAAGCTTAGAAAATTTACCATTTTTACGATATTAATTGACAGTGTTAAGGCATTTGGGCAGAGTGATTCAATGACGTTTGCTGCGAGTATCGCCTTTTATACGATCTTTAGTATGCCGGCCTTATTGGTCATAGTGCTAAATATTGGAGCAACATTTTACAATAAGGGGGAAGTAAGGGATGAGCTGCTGACGCAAATATCCGATCTCAGCGGCATGGAGATGGCTACGATGCTAGATGAAATTATCTATAATGCTGCCTTGGATGTGGACGGCTTTTGGGCAAGTACCATAGCTATAGGAGTGTTGGTTTTCAGTGCCACGACGGTTTTTGTGAGCTTACAAAATAGCATTAATCATATATGGCATATAAAGCCAAAACCAGAAAAAGGGCTGATTAAGTTTATCGTCAACCGCCTGCTAAGCTTTTCGATGGTGGCTTCCATTGGATTTGTACTATTGATTTCATTGGTGATCGATACGGCGATTGTGATCTTTTTCAATGAGCTATCCACGGTTTTTGATGGGCTTTCCAGCTATTTGGCTGCCATTACCAATTTTGTGATCACCCAGGCCATGATGGTCTTGATATTTGGGTTGATGTATAAGATATTACCAGATGCTAAGGTGAAGTGGCGATCAGTTTGGTTGGGAGCTGTATGTACGATGGTACTTTTTGCCTTGGGTAAATACCTGATCGGGTTTTACTTGGGCAACAGTGATATAGGAAGCGCCTACGGCGCTGCCGGTTCACTGGTGATCTTTTTAGTATGGGTGTATTATTCGGTAATTATTTTTCTATACGGAGCACAGATCACCTTCTATATTGCCGAAAATACAGGAAAGGGAATACGGCCATTGAAAAATGCCGTGAAAATAGAATTAAAGGAAATATTTAATACAGATGAAGAAGACTAA